From Cellulosimicrobium sp. ES-005, one genomic window encodes:
- a CDS encoding MoxR family ATPase, translating into MHDAPPAPSPELRQALAAVRTEVGKAVVGQDGAVTSLLIALLCKGHVLLEGVPGVAKTLLVRTLAASLDLGTKRVQFTPDLMPGDVTGSLVYDARTAEFSFREGPVFTNLLLADEINRTPPKTQASLLEAMEERQVSVDGTPRPLPDPFLVIATQNPVEYEGTYPLPEAQLDRFLLKVVLPLPEREQEVEVLARHAAGFNPRDLAGAGVRAVAGRDVLDRARAEVARVQVAREVLGYAVDVCRATRHSPSLSLGVSPRGATALLATSRAWAWLSGRSYVTPDDVKALAHPTLRHRVQLRPEAELEGVTAESVLDTVLASVPVPR; encoded by the coding sequence GTGCACGACGCACCGCCCGCGCCGTCCCCCGAGCTGCGCCAGGCCCTGGCCGCCGTGCGCACCGAGGTGGGCAAGGCCGTCGTCGGGCAGGACGGGGCCGTGACGAGCCTGCTCATCGCGCTGCTGTGCAAGGGCCACGTGCTGCTGGAGGGCGTGCCCGGCGTCGCGAAGACGCTGCTCGTGCGCACGCTCGCCGCGTCGCTCGACCTCGGCACCAAGCGCGTGCAGTTCACGCCCGACCTCATGCCCGGCGACGTCACGGGCTCGCTCGTGTACGACGCGCGGACCGCCGAGTTCTCGTTCCGCGAGGGCCCCGTCTTCACGAACCTGCTGCTCGCGGACGAGATCAACCGCACGCCCCCCAAGACCCAGGCGTCGCTCCTGGAGGCCATGGAGGAGCGGCAGGTCTCGGTCGACGGCACGCCGCGCCCCCTGCCCGACCCGTTCCTCGTCATCGCGACGCAGAACCCCGTCGAGTACGAGGGCACGTACCCGCTGCCCGAGGCGCAGCTCGACCGCTTCCTGCTCAAGGTCGTGCTGCCCCTGCCCGAGCGCGAGCAGGAGGTCGAGGTGCTCGCCCGCCACGCTGCCGGCTTCAACCCGCGCGACCTCGCGGGCGCGGGCGTGCGCGCCGTCGCCGGGCGCGACGTGCTCGACCGGGCGCGCGCGGAGGTCGCGCGCGTCCAGGTCGCGCGCGAGGTCCTCGGCTACGCCGTCGACGTGTGCCGCGCGACGCGCCACTCCCCCTCGTTGTCCCTCGGCGTGTCCCCGCGCGGCGCGACGGCGCTGCTCGCCACGTCGCGCGCGTGGGCCTGGCTCTCGGGCCGCTCCTACGTGACGCCCGACGACGTCAAGGCCCTCGCGCACCCGACGCTGCGCCACCGCGTGCAGCTCCGGCCCGAGGCCGAGCTCGAGGGCGTGACCGCCGAGAGCGTGCTCGACACCGTGCTCGCGTCCGTCCCCGTCCCCCGCTGA
- a CDS encoding DUF4350 domain-containing protein, translated as MSTTTSAAPSGDGTRAVTTAYVPVVGDGTTAGSRARSRWRRARWPVAVVVALLVLAGLSAIARPTTSATPLAPDNPGPDGARAVAEVLRDRGVEITYVTTVADAVAASADGGTLLVAQGDFLLDAQVDALVRTPTDLVLVAPPDVLLSSATDGGAELAYDWGSGSSARSARCDDPAAEAAGALRSDGVGFHALDRTTVLCFPSADDPSIGAYLVHETDERSVRAVDTAAVLRNDSVTDDGNAALALWTLGAHDRLVWLVPDPFDTSLGGGEDEQTPALSLPPWFGVVALQVLVVALVVALWRGRRLGRLVTEDLPVVVRAAETTRGRGRLYRRAGARGHAAAGLRASAADRLANRLGLPRSADAPALVDAVARATGRPGEQVAQLLYGPPPADDAALLELARHLDRIESEVYHS; from the coding sequence GTGAGCACCACGACGTCCGCGGCCCCGTCCGGGGACGGCACCCGGGCCGTCACGACGGCGTACGTGCCCGTCGTCGGCGACGGCACGACCGCCGGGTCGCGGGCCCGGAGCCGGTGGCGACGCGCCCGCTGGCCCGTCGCGGTGGTCGTCGCGCTCCTCGTGCTCGCCGGCCTGTCCGCGATCGCGCGCCCCACGACCTCGGCGACGCCCCTGGCACCCGACAACCCCGGCCCCGACGGCGCGCGCGCCGTCGCCGAGGTGCTGCGCGACCGGGGCGTCGAGATCACGTACGTGACGACGGTCGCGGACGCGGTCGCGGCGTCCGCCGACGGGGGGACCCTGCTCGTCGCGCAGGGCGACTTCCTGCTCGACGCGCAGGTCGACGCGCTCGTCCGCACGCCGACCGACCTCGTCCTGGTGGCTCCGCCCGACGTCCTGCTCTCGTCCGCGACCGACGGCGGCGCGGAGCTCGCCTACGACTGGGGGTCGGGGTCGTCCGCCCGGTCGGCGCGCTGCGACGACCCGGCCGCGGAGGCGGCCGGGGCGCTGCGCTCGGACGGCGTCGGCTTCCACGCGCTCGACCGGACGACCGTCCTGTGCTTCCCCTCCGCCGACGACCCGTCGATCGGCGCCTACCTCGTGCACGAGACCGACGAGCGGAGCGTGCGCGCCGTCGACACGGCCGCGGTCCTGCGCAACGACTCGGTCACCGACGACGGCAACGCCGCCCTCGCCCTGTGGACGCTCGGTGCGCACGACCGCCTCGTGTGGCTCGTGCCCGACCCGTTCGACACGTCGCTCGGCGGCGGCGAGGACGAGCAGACCCCGGCGCTCTCCCTCCCGCCGTGGTTCGGCGTCGTCGCGCTCCAGGTGCTCGTCGTCGCGCTCGTCGTCGCGCTGTGGCGCGGCCGCCGGCTCGGCCGGCTCGTGACGGAGGACCTGCCGGTCGTCGTGCGCGCGGCCGAGACGACGCGCGGCCGCGGCCGCCTCTACCGGCGCGCCGGAGCGCGCGGGCACGCCGCCGCCGGGCTGCGCGCGAGCGCCGCGGACCGGCTCGCGAACCGGCTCGGCCTCCCGCGCTCCGCCGACGCGCCCGCCCTCGTCGACGCGGTCGCCCGCGCGACGGGCCGCCCGGGCGAGCAGGTCGCCCAGCTCCTGTACGGACCACCACCCGCCGACGACGCGGCGCTGCTCGAGCTCGCGCGTCACCTTGACCGGATCGAGAGCGAGGTCTACCACTCGTGA
- a CDS encoding DUF4129 domain-containing protein — MTLRSLAADAPVQPDADEARRWLVEELAKPEYRTEPSLLQRFLDWLLGLFDGAPTIDLGGPLTAVLVVAVVLLVAGIAYWVAGPVRLSRRATSSVVVQDDDARTAAEMRAAADAAASRADWATATLERFRAVVRSLEERAVLDARPGRTAWEAAEAAGERVPDVADGLARGAHLFDDVAYGKAAVGPEADAFLRALDERTLATRPALRAELATTAAPTPGGDDA; from the coding sequence ATGACGCTGCGGTCGCTCGCGGCCGACGCGCCCGTGCAGCCGGACGCCGACGAGGCGCGCCGGTGGCTCGTCGAGGAGCTCGCGAAGCCCGAGTACCGCACGGAGCCGTCGCTCCTGCAGCGGTTCCTCGACTGGCTGCTCGGGCTCTTCGACGGCGCACCCACGATCGACCTGGGCGGCCCGCTCACCGCGGTGCTCGTCGTCGCGGTCGTGCTTCTCGTGGCCGGCATCGCCTACTGGGTCGCGGGCCCGGTGCGCCTGTCGCGCCGGGCGACGTCGTCCGTCGTCGTGCAGGACGACGACGCGCGGACCGCGGCCGAGATGCGCGCGGCGGCCGACGCCGCGGCGTCCCGGGCCGACTGGGCGACCGCCACGCTCGAGCGCTTCCGCGCCGTCGTCCGCTCGCTCGAGGAGCGGGCCGTCCTCGACGCCCGTCCCGGGCGGACCGCGTGGGAGGCCGCCGAGGCCGCGGGCGAGCGCGTGCCCGACGTCGCGGACGGGCTCGCCCGTGGCGCGCACCTGTTCGACGACGTCGCGTACGGCAAGGCAGCCGTCGGGCCCGAGGCGGACGCGTTCCTGCGGGCGCTCGACGAGCGCACCCTGGCGACGCGCCCCGCGCTGCGGGCAGAGCTCGCGACGACGGCCGCCCCGACCCCGGGGGGTGACGACGCGTGA
- the mtrA gene encoding MtrAB system response regulator MtrA has protein sequence MKVRVLVVDDDTALAEMIGIVLRSEGFEPVFCADGDLALETFRSTQPDLVLLDLMLPGKDGTEVCRLIRAESGVPVIMLTAKSDTVDVVLGLESGADDYISKPFKPKELVARIRARLRRTEEPAPEHLSIGDVEIDVTGHRVSRGGEQVSLTPLEFDLLVALARKPWQVFTREVLLEKVWGYRHAADTRLVNVHVQRLRSKIEHDPENPEIVLTVRGVGYKAGATRT, from the coding sequence ATGAAGGTTCGTGTGCTCGTGGTCGACGACGACACCGCTCTGGCCGAGATGATCGGGATCGTCCTGCGCTCCGAGGGATTCGAGCCCGTCTTCTGCGCCGACGGCGACCTCGCGCTCGAGACGTTCCGCAGCACCCAGCCGGACCTCGTGCTCCTCGACCTCATGCTCCCGGGCAAGGACGGCACCGAGGTGTGCCGCCTCATCCGCGCCGAGTCGGGCGTGCCCGTCATCATGCTCACCGCGAAGAGCGACACGGTCGACGTCGTGCTCGGTCTCGAGTCGGGCGCCGACGACTACATCTCCAAGCCGTTCAAGCCCAAGGAGCTCGTGGCCCGCATCCGCGCGCGCCTGCGCCGCACGGAGGAGCCGGCCCCCGAGCACCTGTCGATCGGCGACGTCGAGATCGACGTGACGGGCCACCGCGTCTCGCGCGGCGGCGAGCAGGTCTCGCTGACCCCGCTCGAGTTCGACCTCCTCGTCGCGCTCGCGCGCAAGCCGTGGCAGGTCTTCACGCGCGAGGTGCTCCTCGAGAAGGTCTGGGGCTACCGGCACGCCGCGGACACGCGCCTCGTCAACGTCCACGTGCAGCGCCTGCGCTCGAAGATCGAGCACGACCCGGAGAACCCGGAGATCGTGCTGACCGTCCGCGGCGTCGGGTACAAGGCGGGCGCGACCCGCACGTGA
- the mtrB gene encoding MtrAB system histidine kinase MtrB encodes MSATAGSTDGRWRGLWRRVRRRARATARRVVWRWRSSMQLRVVTSALVVGVLTVGALGAYLTDAMRDGLYERRADEVDLESAQSTQQARNTLDASPAANATEAQSLLFDLFSMLQSTGSSRDVFLWQAGGSSTVGFLDLSTNPQLTDLVTPEMRAATVSADGEQYLQSVAIPVDPADPDSPVVPGIVVGSTVEVPVAGTWELYYLYDLRADQETLRFLQSVLLVGALVLLALLVGITALVTRQAVLPVRQAATVAERLADGRLDERLPVKGHDEMASLAHSFNEMAQGLQEQIGRMEELSMLQRRFVSDVSHELRTPLTTIRMASEVLYSSREDFDPVSRRSTELLQAQLDRFEDLLADLLEISRFDAGAAVLDAERRDLRDVVNAAVDHAAPLAERKGVWLSVHLGDEPVTADIDPRRVERIVRNLVVNAIEHAEERPVEITVEGDGHAVAIAVRDHGVGMTPDEVQHVFDRFWRADPARARTTGGTGLGLAISLEDAHLHGGWLEAWGRPGRGASFRLTLPRRAGIRLQSSPLPLVAEAAVGRGLPAEWSATTPVVEDVEGTAGPADLPSVTGGIPVVLPRDHAGHPGRGAEPGTGDEHLIGDDVREAR; translated from the coding sequence GTGAGCGCGACGGCCGGCTCCACCGACGGGCGCTGGCGGGGGCTCTGGCGCCGGGTCCGACGCCGCGCGCGCGCCACGGCCCGCCGCGTCGTGTGGCGCTGGCGCTCCTCGATGCAGCTCCGCGTCGTCACGTCCGCGCTCGTCGTGGGCGTCCTCACCGTCGGCGCGCTGGGCGCGTACCTCACCGACGCGATGCGCGACGGGCTCTACGAGCGGCGCGCGGACGAGGTCGACCTGGAGAGCGCGCAGTCGACGCAGCAGGCGCGCAACACGCTCGACGCGTCGCCCGCGGCGAACGCGACCGAGGCGCAGTCGCTGCTGTTCGACCTGTTCTCGATGCTGCAGAGCACGGGCTCGTCGCGCGACGTCTTCCTGTGGCAGGCCGGCGGGTCGAGCACCGTCGGGTTCCTCGACCTGTCGACGAACCCGCAGCTCACCGACCTCGTCACGCCCGAGATGCGCGCGGCCACGGTCTCCGCGGACGGCGAGCAGTACCTCCAGTCGGTCGCCATCCCGGTCGACCCGGCGGACCCGGACTCGCCGGTCGTGCCGGGCATCGTCGTCGGCTCGACGGTCGAGGTGCCCGTCGCCGGGACCTGGGAGCTCTACTACCTCTACGACCTGAGGGCGGACCAGGAGACGCTGCGCTTCCTGCAGTCGGTCCTGCTCGTCGGTGCGCTCGTGCTGCTCGCCCTGCTCGTTGGCATCACCGCGCTCGTCACGCGCCAGGCCGTCCTGCCCGTGCGGCAGGCGGCGACCGTCGCGGAGCGCCTCGCCGACGGTCGCCTCGACGAGCGGCTCCCGGTCAAGGGGCACGACGAGATGGCGTCGCTCGCGCACTCGTTCAACGAGATGGCGCAGGGGCTGCAGGAGCAGATCGGGCGCATGGAGGAGCTGTCGATGCTCCAGCGCCGGTTCGTCTCCGACGTCTCCCACGAGCTGCGGACGCCGCTCACGACGATCCGGATGGCGTCCGAGGTGCTGTACTCCTCGCGCGAGGACTTCGACCCCGTCTCGAGGCGCTCGACCGAGCTGCTGCAGGCCCAGCTCGACCGGTTCGAGGACCTCCTCGCGGACCTGCTCGAGATCAGCCGGTTCGACGCGGGCGCCGCGGTCCTGGACGCCGAGCGGCGCGACCTGCGCGACGTCGTCAACGCCGCCGTCGACCACGCCGCCCCGCTCGCCGAGCGCAAGGGCGTGTGGCTGTCCGTCCACCTCGGGGACGAGCCGGTCACGGCCGACATCGACCCGCGTCGCGTCGAGCGCATCGTCCGCAACCTGGTCGTCAACGCGATCGAGCACGCCGAGGAACGGCCCGTCGAGATCACGGTCGAGGGCGACGGGCACGCCGTCGCGATCGCGGTGCGCGACCACGGCGTCGGCATGACCCCGGACGAGGTCCAGCACGTGTTCGACCGCTTCTGGCGCGCGGACCCGGCCCGCGCCCGCACGACCGGCGGGACGGGCCTCGGCCTCGCGATCTCGCTCGAGGACGCGCACCTGCACGGCGGCTGGCTCGAGGCGTGGGGTCGTCCCGGCCGCGGCGCGAGCTTCCGGCTCACGCTGCCTCGGCGCGCGGGCATCCGGCTCCAGTCCTCGCCGCTGCCGCTCGTCGCCGAGGCCGCCGTCGGCCGCGGTCTCCCCGCCGAGTGGAGCGCGACGACCCCGGTCGTCGAGGACGTCGAGGGGACGGCGGGTCCTGCCGACCTCCCGTCGGTCACGGGCGGCATCCCCGTCGTCCTGCCGCGCGACCATGCCGGGCACCCCGGCCGAGGGGCCGAGCCCGGGACCGGCGACGAGCACCTGATCGGCGACGACGTGCGGGAGGCGCGATGA
- a CDS encoding LpqB family beta-propeller domain-containing protein codes for MTTTGTLRGRTLRRRAGHALAAGLATALVAALGACASIPTSGPVTEGQATPEDPGQPFVSAAAPIRDASPTQIVQGFLAAQAQGARSSFDVASEFLTAEVQEEWSPLAQVAILAGEPELVVDESTLEDGVTTVRTTAELTGTVDEHGVYTEQAPGQTIEISYGLVRDDDDQWRIDAVDDGLTITEANFAQTYKQVNLYFPTVDRAYLVPDARWFPSRNWQALAVRETLNGPSEWLAGSVATVAPEGTALSIDSVPPGEGAVIVPLNEPVTEAPPADRALLLAQLQASLGGRVEITIGVGGSTLSADEVPTIGVATTPDDPVVLSGDQIMSLEGRTTKAVASAAPLTGLQPTALAFRGRSSDATYVVRDGGGRIVTAPTAESGPTTLLTGSNILAPSIDRFQYLWSGPQVQAGTLQVVDLRGAGSDAAVSTVAAPWLEGRTIMSVRVAPDGARVAVVSDAGSGAQIQVAGIVRDEAGRPTQLSEPVRVGQPVVAATQVTWVDRALLGVLGRTVGTADPVVQRVPVGGPTMASSPVEDAVSLASATGIATTLVGTSDSSLYAAGTSTLWTKVATEVRLPTYPG; via the coding sequence ATGACCACCACCGGGACCCTGCGCGGTCGAACCCTGCGTCGGCGGGCCGGGCACGCGCTCGCCGCCGGGCTCGCGACGGCGCTGGTCGCCGCGCTCGGCGCGTGCGCCTCCATCCCGACCTCCGGGCCCGTCACCGAGGGGCAGGCCACCCCCGAGGACCCGGGCCAGCCGTTCGTCAGCGCCGCGGCCCCGATCCGGGACGCGTCGCCGACCCAGATCGTCCAGGGGTTCCTCGCGGCGCAGGCCCAGGGCGCGCGGAGCTCGTTCGACGTCGCCTCGGAGTTCCTCACGGCCGAGGTGCAGGAGGAGTGGTCGCCGCTCGCGCAGGTCGCGATCCTCGCGGGAGAGCCGGAGCTCGTCGTGGACGAGTCGACGCTCGAGGACGGGGTCACGACGGTCCGCACGACCGCGGAGCTCACCGGCACCGTCGACGAGCACGGCGTCTACACCGAGCAGGCCCCCGGGCAGACGATCGAGATCTCCTACGGGCTCGTGCGCGACGACGACGACCAGTGGCGCATCGACGCCGTCGACGACGGCCTGACGATCACCGAGGCGAACTTCGCGCAGACGTACAAGCAGGTCAACCTCTACTTCCCGACGGTCGACCGCGCCTACCTCGTGCCCGACGCGCGCTGGTTCCCGAGCCGCAACTGGCAGGCGCTCGCGGTGCGCGAGACGCTGAACGGTCCCTCGGAGTGGCTCGCGGGCTCCGTGGCGACCGTCGCCCCCGAGGGCACCGCGCTGAGCATCGACTCGGTCCCGCCGGGCGAGGGCGCCGTCATCGTGCCGCTCAACGAGCCCGTGACGGAGGCGCCGCCCGCTGACCGCGCCCTCCTCCTCGCCCAGCTCCAGGCGTCCCTCGGAGGACGCGTCGAGATCACGATCGGGGTGGGCGGGTCCACCCTCTCCGCGGACGAGGTCCCGACCATCGGCGTCGCGACCACGCCCGACGATCCCGTCGTCCTGTCCGGGGACCAGATCATGAGCCTCGAGGGGCGCACGACCAAGGCGGTCGCGTCCGCCGCGCCGCTCACCGGGCTCCAGCCCACGGCCCTCGCCTTCCGCGGACGGTCCTCCGACGCGACGTACGTGGTCCGCGACGGGGGCGGCCGCATCGTCACGGCGCCCACCGCGGAGTCCGGGCCGACGACGCTGCTCACGGGGTCGAACATCCTCGCGCCGTCGATCGACCGCTTCCAGTACCTGTGGAGCGGGCCGCAGGTGCAGGCGGGCACGCTCCAGGTCGTCGACCTCCGCGGGGCGGGGTCCGACGCGGCGGTCTCCACCGTCGCGGCACCCTGGCTCGAGGGCCGCACGATCATGTCGGTGCGCGTGGCGCCGGACGGCGCGCGGGTCGCCGTCGTGAGCGACGCCGGGAGCGGGGCGCAGATCCAGGTCGCCGGCATCGTCCGCGACGAGGCAGGTCGCCCGACCCAGCTCTCGGAGCCGGTCCGCGTGGGGCAACCGGTGGTCGCCGCCACCCAGGTCACGTGGGTGGACCGGGCCCTGCTGGGGGTGCTCGGCCGCACCGTCGGGACGGCGGACCCCGTCGTGCAGCGCGTCCCCGTCGGTGGGCCGACGATGGCCTCGTCGCCGGTCGAGGACGCCGTGTCCCTCGCCTCGGCGACGGGCATCGCCACGACCCTCGTCGGGACCAGCGACAGCAGCCTCTACGCGGCGGGCACCTCGACGCTCTGGACGAAGGTCGCGACCGAGGTGCGCCTGCCCACCTACCCCGGCTGA
- a CDS encoding ComF family protein: MLLRALDDVTRLVLPVACPGCDRPDVRWCRDCLAPLGAPLRRREQAAPRLDRLDGVAPLPVWAPAHYAGPVRGVVVAWKDRGRADLDRPLGAVAGRAGADLGQALGARPGAPAGPVLVVPAPTSAAARRARGRDPVVVLARAVAAGLATAGTPARAVPLLTQRGPVRDQVGLGARARGARLGAVRLAAGPVTGRRARAVVQERFACLLVDDVLTTGATLAACETALSRAGMPVLGAFVLAATPAPSTRRRAPGEAGGARRTGGAEGPPVHLPLVLPTPRGAG, encoded by the coding sequence GTGCTCCTCCGTGCTCTCGACGACGTCACGCGCCTCGTGCTGCCGGTCGCGTGCCCGGGGTGCGACCGTCCCGACGTGCGGTGGTGCCGCGACTGCCTCGCGCCGCTGGGCGCACCGCTGCGGCGCCGCGAGCAGGCGGCTCCCCGCCTCGACCGGCTCGACGGCGTCGCGCCCCTTCCCGTCTGGGCCCCGGCGCACTACGCCGGCCCGGTGCGCGGCGTGGTCGTCGCCTGGAAGGACCGCGGGCGGGCCGACCTCGACCGCCCGCTGGGAGCCGTCGCCGGACGGGCGGGTGCCGACCTGGGCCAGGCCCTCGGCGCCCGTCCCGGCGCCCCGGCGGGGCCGGTCCTCGTCGTGCCCGCGCCGACGTCCGCCGCCGCGCGCCGGGCCCGCGGGCGCGACCCCGTCGTCGTGCTCGCGCGGGCGGTCGCCGCGGGTCTCGCCACCGCGGGGACGCCGGCGCGGGCCGTGCCCCTGCTGACCCAGCGGGGACCGGTCCGCGACCAGGTCGGGCTCGGCGCGCGGGCGCGCGGTGCCCGCCTCGGGGCGGTCCGCCTCGCGGCGGGACCCGTGACCGGGCGGCGGGCGCGGGCGGTCGTCCAGGAACGGTTCGCGTGCCTCCTCGTCGACGACGTCCTCACCACCGGGGCCACCCTCGCCGCGTGCGAGACCGCCCTCTCCCGCGCCGGGATGCCCGTGCTGGGAGCCTTCGTGCTGGCCGCGACGCCCGCGCCGTCGACGCGTCGCCGGGCGCCGGGGGAGGCGGGTGGCGCCCGTCGGACGGGCGGGGCCGAAGGTCCTCCGGTTCACCTCCCGTTGGTGCTGCCGACACCCCGGGGCGCGGGTTAG
- the raiA gene encoding ribosome-associated translation inhibitor RaiA, whose translation MEIVVVGRHTEVADRFRRHVEDKLAKVQQLAPTAQRVDVEVTHENNPRLSGVRERVELTVRAKGPVVRAEAAADDRFGALDLAMDKLAERLRRARDRRKDHRNHTVVPPVDVRPYDPATHAAPPPPAPTAPTAPGEAVETTLGDSPVVIRQKLHSAEPMTVDDALYEMEMVGHDFFLFVDVETSRPSVAYRRRGWTYGVVALDTSCDCADAAVEKTA comes from the coding sequence ATGGAGATCGTCGTCGTCGGCAGGCACACGGAAGTGGCAGACCGCTTCCGCCGGCACGTGGAGGACAAGCTCGCCAAGGTCCAGCAGCTCGCGCCGACGGCGCAGCGCGTGGACGTCGAGGTCACCCACGAGAACAACCCGAGGCTCTCCGGAGTTCGCGAACGCGTCGAGCTGACCGTGCGCGCCAAGGGACCCGTCGTCCGTGCCGAGGCTGCGGCGGACGACCGGTTCGGCGCCCTCGACCTCGCGATGGACAAGCTCGCCGAGCGCCTGCGCCGTGCCCGCGACCGTCGCAAGGACCACCGCAACCACACCGTCGTGCCGCCCGTCGACGTGCGCCCCTACGACCCGGCCACGCACGCCGCACCCCCGCCGCCGGCGCCGACCGCGCCCACCGCGCCCGGGGAGGCCGTCGAGACCACCCTCGGCGACTCGCCCGTCGTCATCCGGCAGAAGCTGCACTCCGCGGAACCCATGACCGTGGACGACGCGCTGTACGAGATGGAGATGGTCGGCCACGACTTCTTCCTCTTCGTCGACGTGGAGACCTCGCGCCCGTCCGTCGCCTACCGGCGCCGCGGCTGGACGTACGGGGTCGTCGCGCTCGACACGTCCTGCGACTGCGCCGACGCCGCGGTCGAGAAGACCGCCTGA
- a CDS encoding crosslink repair DNA glycosylase YcaQ family protein produces MSLSQARRVALAAQGLHRERPYDGTVGRAPTMRQVQGVIDRLGLLQIDSVNVLARAHLMPLYARLGPYDTALLDRAAGRAPRRLVETWAHMASYVPPSTWPLLEWRRRRYRTEAWGTISAVEMSHSEAVVDVRRLVTERGPITASEVHEILEAEGRAHPRDRSQWGWNWTVAKRALEFLFFTGEITSARRNGAFERCYDLTERVLPPEALAAPPVADADAVRALLEIGARAHGVGTLRCFKDYFRLRGPAVRTAFDELVEAGTLRPVTVRGWDEPTYLHADAALPRRATATTLLNPFDPLVFERTRLERLFDVHYRIEIYVPAPKRVHGYYVLPFLEGEDLTARVDLKADRRAGVLRVLSAHREQSAGEQTAARLAAELRVLGGWLGVPEVDVAPSGDLAPALAAEVAGA; encoded by the coding sequence ATGTCCCTGTCCCAGGCGCGCCGTGTCGCGCTCGCCGCCCAGGGCCTGCACCGGGAGCGTCCGTACGACGGGACCGTCGGGCGCGCGCCGACGATGCGGCAGGTCCAGGGCGTGATCGACCGCCTCGGGCTGCTGCAGATCGACTCGGTGAACGTGCTCGCGCGGGCGCACCTCATGCCGCTGTACGCGCGCCTCGGCCCGTACGACACGGCGCTGCTGGACCGCGCGGCGGGTCGCGCCCCGCGACGGCTCGTGGAGACGTGGGCGCACATGGCGTCGTACGTCCCGCCGAGCACGTGGCCGCTGCTGGAGTGGCGCCGCCGTCGGTACCGGACCGAGGCGTGGGGGACGATCAGCGCGGTGGAGATGAGCCACTCCGAGGCGGTGGTCGACGTGCGTCGCCTCGTCACGGAGCGCGGTCCGATCACGGCGAGCGAGGTGCACGAGATCCTGGAGGCCGAGGGCCGGGCGCACCCGCGCGACCGCTCGCAGTGGGGCTGGAACTGGACGGTCGCCAAGCGTGCGCTCGAGTTCCTCTTCTTCACGGGCGAGATCACCTCGGCGCGTCGCAACGGCGCCTTCGAGCGCTGCTACGACCTCACGGAGCGCGTGCTCCCGCCGGAGGCCCTCGCGGCCCCGCCCGTCGCGGACGCGGACGCCGTGCGCGCCCTGCTCGAGATCGGGGCCCGCGCGCACGGGGTGGGGACGTTGCGCTGCTTCAAGGACTACTTCCGGCTCCGGGGGCCCGCGGTGCGCACCGCGTTCGACGAGCTCGTCGAGGCCGGGACCCTGCGGCCCGTGACGGTGCGGGGCTGGGACGAGCCGACGTACCTGCACGCGGACGCCGCGCTCCCGCGTCGCGCGACGGCGACGACGCTGCTCAACCCGTTCGACCCGCTCGTGTTCGAGCGCACGCGGCTCGAGCGGCTGTTCGACGTGCACTACCGGATCGAGATCTACGTGCCGGCACCGAAGCGGGTCCACGGCTACTACGTCCTGCCGTTCCTCGAGGGCGAGGACCTCACCGCGCGGGTCGACCTCAAGGCCGACCGGCGGGCGGGCGTCCTGCGGGTGCTGTCGGCGCACCGCGAGCAGTCGGCGGGGGAGCAGACCGCGGCCCGCCTCGCGGCCGAGCTCCGCGTGCTCGGAGGGTGGCTGGGCGTGCCCGAGGTCGACGTCGCGCCGTCGGGCGACCTCGCGCCAGCGCTCGCGGCCGAGGTGGCGGGCGCCTGA